Proteins from a single region of Desulfolutivibrio sulfoxidireducens:
- a CDS encoding ISL3 family transposase: MSGSEITRLLGGWEGYRIGTVQRFEAGEKGLQAEVWIELLPLKRRRMRCSGCGRLVSKVHDIEERWIRDLPLLDTATWLLVWRRRVRCPDCGAKLEELPWVGRYSRVTKRLAESIGRLCEVASIKHVASFFGMSWWAVKAVDKQYLAEKLGPADVSNVSAIAMDEFAIQKGHRYATVIVEPYIKRVLWVGRGRSRESIRPFFELLGPEGCQAIKAVAMDMNGAYEAEVRAWCPDAAIVYDLFHVVMKYGREVIDPVRRAEAKRAEGDRQACKVIKGSRWLLLRNKRNIESQDDRIRLYDLLEANRNLMKVYVLKEDMKQLWDFRYPKAAKRFWKDWYRRAMQSGIEPLRRFAKRLKPYVPGIVAHCRHRLHTSLLEGINNKIKVIKRMAYGFRDDAYFFLKIRAAFPGIPR, translated from the coding sequence TTGTCCGGATCAGAGATTACCCGGCTTCTGGGCGGCTGGGAAGGATATCGTATCGGGACGGTCCAGCGTTTCGAGGCTGGCGAGAAAGGGCTGCAAGCCGAAGTCTGGATCGAGCTTTTGCCGCTCAAGCGAAGACGGATGCGTTGCAGCGGGTGCGGAAGACTCGTGAGCAAGGTCCACGATATCGAGGAGCGGTGGATTCGCGACCTGCCACTTCTGGACACGGCAACGTGGCTTCTGGTCTGGCGACGCAGGGTTCGTTGCCCGGATTGCGGGGCAAAGCTTGAGGAGTTGCCTTGGGTTGGGCGCTACTCGCGAGTGACCAAGCGCTTGGCCGAAAGCATCGGCAGGTTGTGCGAGGTGGCTTCCATCAAGCATGTGGCCTCGTTCTTCGGCATGAGTTGGTGGGCGGTCAAGGCCGTGGACAAGCAATACCTTGCTGAAAAGCTCGGACCTGCGGACGTGAGCAACGTGAGTGCCATCGCCATGGACGAGTTCGCCATCCAGAAGGGGCATCGCTACGCCACGGTGATCGTGGAGCCGTACATCAAACGCGTGCTCTGGGTCGGCCGGGGCCGAAGCCGCGAAAGCATCCGGCCGTTCTTTGAACTGCTTGGCCCGGAAGGTTGTCAAGCCATCAAAGCCGTGGCCATGGACATGAACGGCGCTTACGAGGCGGAGGTCCGGGCTTGGTGCCCCGATGCTGCAATCGTCTACGACCTGTTCCATGTGGTCATGAAGTACGGCCGCGAAGTCATCGATCCGGTCCGCCGCGCCGAAGCCAAACGTGCCGAGGGTGACAGGCAGGCATGCAAGGTGATCAAGGGCTCGCGCTGGCTACTGCTGCGAAACAAGCGAAACATCGAGAGCCAGGACGACAGGATCAGGCTCTATGATCTGCTCGAAGCCAACCGGAACTTGATGAAAGTCTATGTGCTCAAGGAGGATATGAAGCAGCTCTGGGACTTTCGCTACCCGAAAGCGGCTAAACGCTTCTGGAAGGACTGGTACCGACGGGCTATGCAAAGCGGGATCGAGCCGCTACGCCGCTTCGCCAAAAGACTCAAGCCCTACGTACCAGGCATCGTGGCCCACTGCCGCCATCGGCTGCACACCAGTCTCCTGGAAGGGATCAACAACAAGATCAAGGTGATCAAACGGATGGCTTACGGCTTCAGGGACGACGCCTACTTCTTCCTCAAAATCAGGGCTGCTTTTCCCGGAATTCCGCGATGA